The region CCTCCTTTGGTTCTACTACAGCCTGAAGCAAATTTAAAATCTCTTGTCCATATTTTATACTGCTCCCCTTGGAATTTAATAGCCCACATTCCTTCCAAATAGCTCCATgagcgtgtacaactccaaaggcgtAGCCGGAGTCCGTATATGTATTGATGCTTCAATCTTTTCCAATTTCAAGTGCCCTTGTAAGAGCAACCATTTCAGCTTTCTGTGCTGAGGTATTTGGGGATAAGAATTTGGCCTCTATTTCTTCCCATAAGGTAACCGCTGCAtatgcagcttttctttctccattctgTATAAAGCTGCTGCCATCTGTAAATAGTTCCAAATCCACATTTTTCAATGGCTCATCTCTCAGATCTGGCCTGCCGGCATAGACCTGTTTGATAGTTGCCAAACAGTCACGTTGTAAAAGTTCTTGTTTTGCCACCAGCAACAAGATGGCAGGGTTTAGAGTTGATGCTACACTTAGAGTGACATCTCCTTGATCTAGTAGCACGGCTTGGTGTTTGGCCAGTGGGTTTGGAGAAATCCAATGGTatcttttttggtttaaaatagcCACCACTGCATGTGGGACTAGTACTGTTATTGGTTGTCCCAAGGGGAGCTCCCAGGCTTCCTGGAATAGGCTACAGCTCGGAGACAAgctggccatcctttactcacttcATCCAATTGTTTCGAAAAATAGGCTACTGGCGTTTTCCAGCTTCCAAGCGTCTGAGTCATTACCCCAGAGGCCACTTGCTGTCTTTCATGTACATATGACTGAAAAGGTTTTGTCAGATAAGGGGGACGACCAAGGCAGGGGCTTCcatcagttttcttttaatttcatcaaAACTACTCCAAGGACGCTCTGGAGTCTATTCTAACAACTCCCCCGGGCCCTTTGCGGCTGCTTGTAAGGGTTGGGCTGCAAGTCCAAAATCGGGGATCCATATTCGGCAGAATCCAGCCATCCCCAGAAACCCCcttaactgtttttttttgttgttttggtacTGCTATTTGTCATATAGCCTCCTTTGATTCTTCCCCCAGTGCTCATTGTCCTTTTGATATATTAAACCCAAGGTATTGGACTTCCTTCCTCACAATTTGTGCTTTTTCTTCAAGACCTGGTATCCAGCCGGACCAAGGAAGTTTGGCAGGCTTACCATCCTTTCTGTACAAACTTCTTCAGCATCAGCTCCAGTTAAGATATTGTCCACATACTGTAAAAGAGTAACACTATCACTGTGGGTTCACCATTGTTCTAATTCTTTAGCCAATACTTTACCAAACAAAGCAGGACTATTTTTTAAATCCCTGGAGAAGAACAGTCCAACACAGTTGTCCTTTCCTTCCAGGAGTcagattctcccattcaaaagtGAAGAGTGTTTGACTCTGTTCTTTTAAGTCCAGCACTGTAAAATAGGTGTTGTTCTCTGGTACAGATGTTAATCAGGGTACAAGGGTTAGACACCGTAGGATGTGTGTCTCTGGTTATTCGATTTATAGCCCTCAAATTCTGCACCAATCGGTATTCCTGGGACCAAGGCTTTCCCGCTGGTAAGATTGGTGTATTTTATTCAGATTGACATTCCCTGAGCAGTCCATATTGCATAAAGATATTTATCAGGGGTTCGAGGCCTCTGTGATCTCCCAGTCTAATAGGATATTGGTGCACCTTTACCCATTTTGGCCCCTCCTTTAGTTTTATCTTAATTGGACTTATGTATTTTGCTTTACCTGGTTTCTTAGAAGCCCATACCAGGGGAATTGCCACATTTAGCACAGtgtttggaatattttctttggaTTCTCCCTTTGTCTCATCTGTCACCAAGCAGATCTGGGCTCTCCAGGCTGTTTCAGGCAGGATATGGAGCTGTACAGCATTCTCACAAAAGGTTACTTGTGCCTTTAGTTTGCATAGCATATCTCATCCCAACAGAGGTACAGGCATTCTGGCACACATAGAAACTCATGAATTAATTTAGTTCCCCCAGTTGTGCATTCCATTAGTTGTAAAAATGGCCTTAAGGTTCTTTTCCCATCACCCCAACAATAGGTATAGTTATTTAGAGGTCCTTTACAACTGGTGACTACTGAATGAGTGGATCCACTGTCAATTAAAAAATCTATAGTCTCATTCTCCAGCTTAACTGGAACCAGGGGATCAACTTTAATGTTTTCCCCCCATCTCCTTCATTCATTATCTGAATGTTCTAACATCATAAGATTAGCATTTTCTGCATGACCTTGTTCTTCTGGCCCCTTTCAGTCTGGGCATTCATTCTTCCAGTGCCCTTCCTGTTTACAGACCACACACTGATTTGGTCCTAAAGGGGTTCGGTTTGGTGGACCTCTTCCCTGCATTACTCCTCCGTgtcgtcctcttcctctacctttcCCTCTGACATCATTTCCATTTATTGCTGCTGCCGGCAAAGATGCTTGCAAATTCattctgttctggttttcttttctttctctctcacctcAATTGTTACACACTTTATATGCTATTTCTATCAACTGCGAGACTGACATTCCCCCAGCTCCATCAACTTTCTGCAACTTTCTATTATCACTGCCTATGCAACAACCgctttcctttttctcagaaGCTGTATACATCACTAGGTCAGTAGTTAgcttacatttttcctttctgtacaaAGTCGTAAAGGCATCAACATAAGGTACTTCATCCCATTTCCCCATCCGACGGCAAAAGAACATCAATTGTCATACAGTATTATAGTTTACCGATCCAGTTTCTGGCTGGACTTCATTGTCATCCGGTTTATAATTCGGCCACCATTGATTAcactatctttttattttatcttcagttATTGGATCTTGCCCAAACTTGTCCAATTTTTCAAAACACACCCCAAAGGGCTACAGGGAGGAATTGTGGATTGGCCTGATCCCATTTTCGCCAAATATCTAGATTATTAATTATTTGCCAGCTCTCACCGCCCGGTCAGTAATTCCCTTGTGCGTACTCAGCTCTAACCCCGCTGGTCAATTAAGGCACCCTTTGACGACCATGTACGTGCGACTTTCCGTGGAAGCAATTAAATTAGATTAAATTAAATACTCACTAATCCAGAAATTCGCCCCCTTTCACCCTTTTACAAATACCTCTGGTGGGAGTTGCACCTCTGAGTCGCTCGTCACCCCAACTTTGGAGCGAACCCGGAGAAGACCCCGATCAATAGGTGGGTGCGCGCTGGGCCTCGCTCCGGTCCGGTCCGCTGTTGGGGATGGCAAGATGATGCAGGCAAGGTCTTATGGCCATCCCACCTGGGGTGCCAAAATGTTGTCCCAAAACGGGGTTCTTCACCCGGTGGGCGAAGAGCCGGTAACACCCAGAGCCGAGAGATTTGTTTCTCTCGTGCctgcgcagagatgggtgccGGGTGGCGACCCCACAAAGCCAGCACCCCTCGCTTAACACGCGGACAACATTTATACCACCCAAACAACAGCGATCGGGACTTTCACAGCTTCGCTCCATCGCCCTTTGCTCCTTTTGGTTCTCGCCAGCCTCGGCTCCGCTTAAAACCACAGCATCCTCCTTTTTACTGCACATGTGCCCTGAGGAAGGGGCTGCTGGTGGTAGGGGGCTTTCCCTGTCCGAGGGCAGGGTTTGTACCACGTTAATTAGGGTAGTTCGCTCAAAATTCAAGTAGCTCTTTGACTTTATCAGCAGTAGAGTTCCCCTTGTGCTTATCTTGGTATTCCCTTGTTCAACTGATTTACagtgtaattttgttctttcgCTCAGGGTCACGCCTCGTTAACTCTTTGCAGAGGTTAAGTAAcatcctttgttttatttctcgCGCATCTCCAGCAGTGCCCTTCAGGAGGTAAAGACAGCTTGAAAAATTATGCttatgggggagggaggaggaggggagagacaTCTGTGCTTGTTTATTCATTCATGTTTCTACTAGCCTTTATTATATTTCGACTAGGCTAGATGATACTAGAAGTATTTTGCATCTAATGATGATCTGGGGAGTGGGAGTGCTCTATGGCTGCCTTTACAGCTCCTCCTGGCTCAGGTTTCCTTACACATATTTTACACTTGAGGCAGGTTACGCTGCACTGTCATCTGACGGAGGTGTAAACTGGTATCTTTTTTGTTCAGttgctttgctttgtattttctttgctaGTGGGCTGTAATCAGACAGGagcagaaggaaatgaaacatcATTAAGGACGGGGAGACCTCTGCCCTTTTTGAGCTTTACACAGGAAAGTCTTCATTTCTTTGACAGCTAAATGGGAGAAAACGAAACACAGTGTTCCTCGTATTTCTAAACAGTCGCTGGAATGAAAAAAGATCAATTCTGAGATGAAGGAATTATTCTTAAAGCTGGTGCTTGACAAACAGTGGTGCCTGTGTTTGATATTTGGAGAAATACTAGGCTGGGACATTGTTATAGCCTCTTCGGGTGCCTTTATCCCTCCCTTACAGAGAGGCAGAAAACCGGAACCAGTTTATTGCTTCTTCCGAAGTCTATCAAGGACATTAGGCATACAATGTAATTTCTGTAAACCGCTTTAATCCGATTTTATTTTCCATAATAGTGACATTTAACGATCACTTTGTCTTAACCCGTCCCTGGTCCGAAGGGAAAATTCTTCGAatgcagggagaggaaggaagcaaAGCCAGCGGGTTCAGCAGCTCGCAGCCATGCCAGCTTTGGGCTCTTAGACAGGAATTAGCCGAGTGGGTCTACCCTGACACGCGAAAAcgtaattttcctttttgctatATCCTGATGACTTCTGTAGGTTTTTACCCACACAGAACTCTCTCTGGTGTTTACAATGAGAGTTAATTTGGCTGAGGATTGATCAGAAGCCTTAAATGCCCAGCTCCCAGCCTTTCCAGTACGAAGGCAGGCTCTGAAACCCTCCTGGTGTCTGACAGTCATTCCGCAGGTCCCATCCCCTTATAAAGTATCACTGTGCAAGACAGATCTGTACCTTTTATACTTTATCGCATCCCGTCTTGCCGTTGCAGTGTTTTTTTTGACTTGGGGGCTTTATTCGATGCTGTCTCAGTGTCATGGCCAGAAGTCGTGCTCTGTGCCCAACGCGTGCTTTCCAGAGCCTGTGCACGCAGTGATACGCGCCATGAAACGCTGCCTGTCCTGATGCTCAAGAGGTGCACAACAGCCCAAGCGGGGCTGTGGTTCCTCATGCAACATCAGCAAGAGGGACGTGCCTTGGCCTTGGTTAGGAGTGGTTTTAAAACAGATGCCCCAGGGGGAGTGGATTGCTGGGCTGTCGAGTTTTGTCTCCCCATTCAGCTCCCAGTTCCCCGCTCTTACCTCTCACATGTTCACTCTCTGCTGGGTTTTCCCACTTCCTCATAACTCATTCCTGGAAAAGGGAGGGTGGGAACGGAAAGACGCCATTAGACCTCTCTCCGATGATTTATATTTCCATGGTGCATATAGTTACAGGCAAGCCAGACTCCTCCTGGGTTTAAGCACCACATACAAATTTTCCCTGTTCAATTAGAGCAAACCTATGCTGCCAGCTACCACCACCGACTGACACATCGGCAAGGACTAAACCTGGCCAGAGGAGCTTTGATCAAGAAATCAGATTTTCTAGGGTCTGGAAGAGTCAATATGTTGGATCAGATTCACCTGCTGGCTGCCGTCACAGTCCTGGGAGTCCTGGAGCAAGGTAGGGACCATCGGATACACATGTCCAAATACTTGCTGGGTCAGTCTACTGTACCTCCAGGGatttcatttcacttcagatttcctttctgctgttgcaCTGGTGCTTCCCTGCTTGTCAGACAGCAGACTGATATCTTGTCTGGGTTTTGAAAAGTATTCAACAAAACGAGTGCCTGGGAAGCCCTTCCTCTGAACTGACCTACCTCCTCAGTTCAGAAATTTCTTGGTAGATGTTCTCCTCTGCAAACATGTAgaattctttctctgaaaaatgtatttacagtAGTTCCTTAAGTTCATGTAGACATTAGCATACAAAGAGCACTGCTGTGCAGAAAGGTGGGAGAACAGGCTGTGGTGGGTCACACAGAACATCTCCCAGCCGTGGTTCCACATTGCATGACAATTTAATTCAGAGTCTGGGTGGCTTATCTGTGGCATCAGTTCCCTCCCTACTCAGCTATCAGGATTTAGaagggcaaaaaaggaaagattgaAAAAACCTTAAAATTGGCAGTAACAAAGTGCATCTGAACTGTGTAACAATTTCTGGAGATAATAGATCATCTGTTAATTACGCAAGAGAGAAAGCAGATATCTGCTGGTGGTACGTGACTGCATACTCCTCCCTTCACCATTGCACTGGGTCATTCCTTTTCCTTGTCTGAAACTTAATCTGGGATCTTCATCCAGCTTTCCCTGCTATGCAGGAGTGTAAGGTTAGGAGGAGACCACAGACCTTTTGCCCTCACCTCTGGCAGTCTCCAGCAGAGGACTGACCActgctccttttctctcttttgctgcaGCCTACTTCTTGCTCCAGGTGATCTATGCCAGGAGGGTGTTTGGCATTTCTCCTCCAAAGATCTCAGGCCCACCCGAATTTGAAAGGATCTTTCGAGCACAGTAAGAAACTCCTCTGACAAGACGCTTTCCCCGATCTCACCTCTAAAGGCACTGCCCCTCCCCTGCTTTGCCATTTATTTCTGGGGACTGTAATTCCGCAGTTCCTCACCTCCCTCGGGGGTAAATTAATGGGCTTAAGAGTCAGCATCCAGACTGTTGGCTCACCAGTCCTAGACACACCAGCCGCTGCTGACAGAAACCACACAGAAATCTCTGCTGTAGAGTGTAGGGCTGCTAAAGACAAAGTTGTGGGTGCCTGAGCCTTAGGCTGGTTTTAGCCAAGAGGTGTCAAAGCCTCGGGCAGCTTCAGCCCTGCTCTGAACCCTGCTCACTGGGAAGGACAAGATCCCAGAGAGATCTCAGCTGAGGCTGGTACGAGGATAGTGACAATCCAGCATCTCTGCTGTGACTTCTGTGCTAGGGCTGCGgtggggagggaagcagagagggagaagcTTCCACTTTTGCTGTAgctgagcactgaaaaaaagcaactgGGAAGCAGGAGCAGGATGCCCTCAGCCATCCCCTTCTCTGCTCCTTTGCCAGCCTAGACTCAGCCTCATCCAGCATCTCTTTGTCCTACTACTTTGTCTTTGGGGGGAAAAGGGCACGGTGTACAAAGAATCCAAACAGCTAAGTGCTCCCTCCCACTCCTGCACGAAGCCCAAGCTGTCCTGGCCTTATCTGCTTAAGATGCACTTCATCCTCAATATGTCTGCAGCCTGCTGGGGCAGACCTTCCTTGCAGCTTTGAGGGTTTCTACAGCAGGGTTTGGGCTGTAGCACTCGGGAAGGGGCAGTCGGGGTGGTCCACAGAGCCTTTCTGTGCATGGTCTGATCTGGGCATCTTTTACTTAATTTCTTGTGCCCTGGAGACCCCGTTCCTTCCACTGTTTAATTCCTGTGAATAAAGGTGGGATGGAACTGCAGGGAAAGGTGCAAGCCTTGGATGCTTTTTATGGTGATATCAGCTCTAAAAAGCAACAGCTTCCAGCCCCTGGAAACTGCTAGGGGAAGCAAAAAAGGAAGATCTTCCTTTCCCTTGTTTATGACCTTCCTCTTTCCTGCCAGGGTGAACTCCTCTGAGTACTTTCCCATTTTCCTGGCGCTTCTGTGGCAGGCTGGACTCTTCTTCCATCAAGGTGAGAGTAGCCCGTTACCTGGTTTGTCACCAGATCTGTTCCCCTGAGTGCTTGCTCCGTCCTCAGGTCCTGCTCACCTTCTGAACAATAAAACAGGCAATAATTCTGTCCCTGACGGGAGGGTAGAACCAGAGGACACAAAGCCTCTATTCCTTCACTTTGGGCTACCTGCTTGGCTCAAAGTTTTGGAGAGGGTCACTGTCATCTCTCTCAACTGCAGGTCTGGCTGCAGCCTTGGGTCTGCTCTATCTCTACGCCCGCTACTGCTACTTTATGGGATACAGGGCATCGTCCTCCAAAAGGTAAACACCTCTGCCAGCCTGGAGTACATGATAACACCTGGGGGGTTGCATTTGAGAACATAATGTGCTTTGGGGGAGCTCAGGACTCCCTCTGACTGCTTCAGGGTCCCTGCATGACGGAGCCTTGCCGAGCTCTCCCCGGGGCGTAACGTGGGCAGGGGTACGGGGCTGGGGCCAGAGACACAGGTACGGggcaaggctggagctgccccgagCTCTTGCGGGTGCGTGTGTGGTCCCTCGAGGTGGGAGCAGGGCACAGGGCCCGTGTaggggacaggggacagccaGGGGCTGCCTTTCCACCACCCTTCTCCAAGGAGGAAGGGATTGTTCCCGGGCGAGAGCAGCAATGCTCGGTCTTAGCAGggtccctctcctccaccaggCTCGCCCCAATATACTTTAGCACTGGAGTTCTCTGGATTCTCATTGCAGCATCAGCCCTGGGCAtcttgcatttcttcctctctcactACGTGGGGCTGAACATCCTCCGGCTTCTCACAGCGTGACCTGCTCCTCTGTCCCTCACCGGTGTCCTTGCCTTTGagtcctgctccctcctgcccatgGTAACAGACTGGCTGTACCTAATACAGCTAAGCAACAAATCCACCCTCACCTGAGTTTTTAACAcctccctccccgctgcccaGCACCGGCATGAACTGCTGAGCTCTTCAGGAGGTATTTTTCCCCCACAGCACTCTTTGTGCCAAGCGCTCCATACCTGGCAGCTCCATCATGCCTGATGCAGAAACAGCAATGCTTCAAAACAAGGAGAATTTTAGGAAAACTGGACACATAAAAGCAAATTCATCTCATCATGAGCTTCCCAGTGAATTGCCATGTGttccccttcctccagcagctctgccttcagcCCAGGCACCAAACATGGGTTCATGGCAGTTTTCCAAGGCCCACGCCTAAGAAAGGCATTTGAAACCAGATGTGGGCTGGGGCATAACAAGAGTCAAGGGGTAAACAGGAGTTGCCATCAACATGTTGTGTGAAAGTCTATTAGTGCCCTTGTAATGGTTATCAGCCATTGCCCTCGGTCAATATTGTAAATCAGACTGTGCAAACTCATAACCACTACTGCATGTATAACTTTGAATACTGCTGAGCGACAACGTGCACAAATAAAAAGGCACTGAGCTTGCTGTGCTGGGTGTCTCCTTGTGGGTCTGCAACTGGCAGAGAACAAAACCACGGGTGTTTGAACACGAGGTggctgcctcggtttccctgccaTGCAGCGTAACACAGCCTGCAACCCTACGTCCCATGGGAGGAGAGCTCTGAGTAGGGAGaatctgattttcagaggtgcCGAGCTCCCAGATTGGGGGCTAAGCTGCTCCACACCAAACAGTGGTCCCTGCTGGGTGGTTTGCCCCGTGCTCGGGTCCCCATCCAGGTTTGGATGGGAGCCCAGCGTTCACAGCATTGATGCTTTTGGCCACTGGTCCGCTCATGTCAGTGACACAGCTCAGAAAACACCAGCAGCGCTCCGTGCCATTGTCACAGGGGGATTTCACATCAAACCTGGAGAGCGAAAATAACTGCATTAACATGCTGCCAGCCTAACCACACTTTAAAGCCTGCTTGTCCACccctcctttccccaggagtAGGCATATCTAGATTGTAAGAATAAAAGGCAGATTTTTTCGGAAGAAGTGATTAATTTTTCACattgtttcatttccttccctGCATTTTAAATGGGCTTATCCCGCAAAGTCCCCAGTCTGTTTCCCGTTTGGGCTCTCCTGCCTGGGAGTCATGCTGCTGCATTGAAGACGGCAAACACTGCAGAGAAAGCcttaaatccaaacaaaaataactgtACAGCACTTGCTTCTGCAAAGTTTTCAGTGCAGCAGGGCTCCATAATCACACAAACCCCCGGGTGTCACAGCAaggtaaacaacaacaaaataacttCTTTTCTAGCAGCTTTGCTAAAACACTTTGGAAAAGGCTGAGCATCATTTAACACCAGATGTGCCTTAGCAAGGCCAGGGAGGAACAGACATGCCACCTGCCCCCAGTGAGATTTTACTTAGCCTTTACATTAACATGTCCCACCATCTCCTGAAGTTAATTCTCTGTCCCCACCTTTTTACCTGCATTTTACCAGTCACCTCCCAGAGGGTTAATACAGAAGGACCAGCCCCAGCTGCCAGTGCAGGTCCTGGCTCCGTCTCAAAGCCCTGCTGTCTTGGGTTAGTCCAAGTGGGTGCTCACTGGTTCTGCAGACACAACCTCTATCTTTCACCCTGCAACCACTTTTCTAACCCTATTGTATCAGCCTGGAGGCACTACCACCACCTCAGCCCTGCTTATCTCCGCTCTCTGTGTGTGACAGGGCTGCAGAATGACTCAGAGGAGGGAAGTTAATGATTCAGCAGCGAGGCTGTGGCGAGCCAGCTTCTCCCCTTGGAGGCACGGAGGACCATTAAAAATCCTGGTGCAGCGGAGCCAGGCTCTGGCCTCGGCTGCCTGCCATGGCTGGTTCTGTCACAGAAAAACTGCCCGGCACATCAGCCCCTTCAAACAGTTGTCGGAGGGGTCGTTTCAGGTGCCTCTAGCAG is a window of Accipiter gentilis chromosome 26, bAccGen1.1, whole genome shotgun sequence DNA encoding:
- the LOC126050997 gene encoding leukotriene C4 synthase-like encodes the protein MLDQIHLLAAVTVLGVLEQAYFLLQVIYARRVFGISPPKISGPPEFERIFRAQVNSSEYFPIFLALLWQAGLFFHQGLAAALGLLYLYARYCYFMGYRASSSKRLAPIYFSTGVLWILIAASALGILHFFLSHYVGLNILRLLTA